DNA sequence from the Podospora pseudocomata strain CBS 415.72m chromosome 2 map unlocalized CBS415.72m_2.2, whole genome shotgun sequence genome:
CAATACTCTCATGATACAGATTACTCGGGCATCGACCCAGACTACACGGGAAGCTACCCTGACGAGTCCTTGGTAGACTGGGACGGGGCTCAAGGCAGCACCGTCTACACACCGGcacccagcagcagttcGAAGAAgagccgcagcagcaaacgGTCCAAGTCAAGCAAACTCACGAGTTACTCGGGCTCAGACACCGAAACAGAAGAAGCCAAGATGTCTTCACGATCATCCAAGTATTCGGGTTCCACCAGctccaagaaggagaagtctTCGTCACCGAGATCAAAGGAGTCTGATGACTGGAGTGCCGTGACTGACCCGGAGATGAGACGCCGGATTCAAAATAGGATTGCTCAGCGCAAGTTCAGTACGTCTTACCCCGTTTTGTTACTCTCTTGGCATATACTTACATGGTGATACAGGGGACAAGGCCCGTGAGCAAAAGGAGCGCGACCAACGCGATGCCCTTAATGAGCAATATGCCGACAGTAGCTACCGCATCCGCAGTGCCGATGAGTTGGTGGACGAAGGGGATCTGGCATGGGGCAGCTTCAGCATGGGCTACATGCTCTCCCGTGGGCATGAAGCTGCCAGTGCGGGGCAACGGACTCACAGTGGCGGGAGCAGAAGGGAGTCTGACCTCGTGATGGATCAGGCCATGTATAGCAGCCATAGCATGAGCCCTTACCCACCGACATCAATGGGCATCCCGACGACCTCGGGCTATACCATGGGGGGGGGTGCCAGCTGGGG
Encoded proteins:
- a CDS encoding uncharacterized protein (EggNog:ENOG503P7B9) is translated as MIGLEFPKNTSSLLSICSFFHRFPCLSYLTPVPRWKHQISHSAHRRLPGVRVNLSIVFLVSCCWAVLCLRNTSSLSLTGYLISCLSAPGTAHIGMRLGSPRAGPSDYSGIDPDYTGSYPDESLVDWDGAQGSTVYTPAPSSSSKKSRSSKRSKSSKLTSYSGSDTETEEAKMSSRSSKYSGSTSSKKEKSSSPRSKESDDWSAVTDPEMRRRIQNRIAQRKFRDKAREQKERDQRDALNEQYADSSYRIRSADELVDEGDLAWGSFSMGYMLSRGHEAASAGQRTHSGGSRRESDLVMDQAMYSSHSMSPYPPTSMGIPTTSGYTMGGGASWGGDGASSGGGDVGYYDSPYGGYYDGTEHR